Part of the Arachis hypogaea cultivar Tifrunner chromosome 6, arahy.Tifrunner.gnm2.J5K5, whole genome shotgun sequence genome, TTCCCCCAAACTAGGCTTAACTTCTAGTACTTTTGGAGTTCAAAGAAAAACAAATTGAAAGGCCTGAATTATCCCTTAAACTAAAGTTGGATagcttttttctttcaattcttaTCATTCTAGCAAAGGGGATATTGATTGAAGAATGTGGTGTGATATTATATGTTTCTTTAAATAAGATTAGCTTCACTAGGTAagaaatactaattattttacttttgttaCTCCCTTCACTCAAAATTTGTCATCATCTAATGCAGGTATTTGTAAGATAAGGATTTAAATATTACAAACTTAACTTTACTTACTCATTGGTAAATGGGGTCCGAAGGTCCTccatcagcaaagataacaacaATTCATGTGACAGGATTTAAAAAGTTCCATGGGGTTTTAGAGAATCCAACAGAAATAATTGTCAATAATTTGACAGAATATATGAACAAGAAGACTTTGCCAAAATGTTTAACTATTGGGAGCTGCACCATTCTTGAGACCGCAGGTGAAGGAGCACTTGTTCCACTCTACCAGACCTTACAATCTGCCCTTATTGTTCCACAAGACTCTCAATCTGAATCTTCAAATTCCAACCGAATTATTTGGGTGAGTTACAATCTTATATAAGaagaactaaaataaactaaaataagataaaaataaaacaaagaaaacaaagagcACTAGAATACTTAACAATGTACCTCATACTCTTGTACCACATACTCTATTATACTAATATTATATGGATTTGTATGCATAATTATATTGTTATTGCTTAATTGTCTTCTGAATAAATAAGAGACATAAATATTATTgtataaagaaaataaatatgatcaaagaagaaaagaacaaaataatCTATGATACACTGAGCAATACAGAATTGTCTCATGGTTTATTTTTGTATGTGTTaattaaagatttaaattttgttgTTGATGTATAGGAATCTATTCTTGTTCCAACTAtctcaaataattataattatttttagaatgggatgctttaataattgatttatgCATATTTATTGTAGAGATAAGAGAAGTTAGACTCGTCAAAGTTCAGAAAAACAAGAAATCCAAGAATAGCTAAGTTTGTTTTTTCATGCATAATTGCTTGTTGAGTTTTTAGTtctagaaataattaattagagCAGTAGTAACATATAGAGAGTACCAGAAATGATTAGTGAAAAAAGTAGATTTGTATTCATTTTGTTGTTAATAAACCTTCAATAGTTCTATTCTCCTTCTCTGTTTGCTATGTGTTTTCTTTTTTACTTCCTCTGTGTTTCATACTGTAGAACTAAATATTTCATAATCTcttcatttattttctattaGTGTTTTAATTTTTAGTCTGGATTCATGTCTGAATATGAAGACCAAAAGAAATTAATTCTAAGTTActctaaaaaatttttcaaaggtAGAATCTAGCTTATATAAGTTATGTTGTACTTTCTTTCTAATACTACTACAACTTAGTTCAAAAGATGAACTGAAAAAGTCAACTAAAAAATGGATAACCACTACCCAATTAGTTTTACTCAGCTATCTCAAATATTAGTTATTTCATTATATTTGCGTTTCTCTTGTTGTGCATTTACATTCTGGGTGGTTCTGATATATGTTTATTCAGCTTCATTTTGGGGTTAATAGTGGTGCAACAAGGTTTGCTATAGAGAAGCAAGCTTTCAATGAAGCTAATTTCCGTTGCCCTGATGAAATGGGATGGAAGCCCCAGGTCAGATTGGATAAGTAGattcatttaaatatttttttatcaacaaaCTTTATGATTGATCTTTATATAATTCATATGCTGCAGAGAGTCCCAATTGTTCCTTCAGATGGTGAAATTTCACGAACACGTCAGGTAAAACAGACCATTGAAGTTTTACGTACACATTTACACTCATAATTCTTTCTTAAAATAATTAACGTGTTAAACATTTAGCCTGATGTTTAATATTATTGACTGTTTTCATCATGTAGAACACTTAGTGGTCAGTTTATTGATGAACGTTAAAATTAAGAATGTATAGAAGaattttcatttatttcttttcaagATAAACTTAAATACTGTCAACTTTATAAAAAATACACTTATTTTTAtgtgtaattaattttattacaaatgtgtctaaacataaaatattagatATCTACCAACTTTTTTTTATGGAAGCATGCACAagcaaataaaattattttctattaCATAAGCAATTTGAATCAATCCCAAAGTTATGAAATAACTTCATTGATTGTGGTCCTAACTCTGTGCAGACTTCGCTTCCTGTTGTGGAGATCACCAAGGCATTGGCACAGAAGGAATATGATGTTATCCTATCGGATGATGCAGGCAGGTTTGTATGCAATTATGTTTACTACCATTCCCTTCGTTTTGCAGAGCAGAACGGGATTAAATCTCTTTTTGTTCATGTGCCACTCTTCTCAACAATAAATGAAGAAACTCAAATGCAATTTGCTTCTTCCTTGTTAGAGGTACTTGCTTCTATATGTTAATATCACCAACATAGACCCTCACATTTGGGAGCTTGATATAAAATTGTTGTGGTGTTGGAATGCTTGTGAAAATGAATGAATGTAATCTTCAATGAATAATCTCTGATGACAGGAAATATATTTAAATGGAAATGTGTTGATTGAAAAATGGCATGTGTTAATAGAGGCATTTGCTTTTCACCCATAAATGTTCGTGATTGATGATTTATTAGGGGGATGATAGTTTGACTTTGACATCTTCAAGTGAATAAAATTCATTTTCTTTTCATACTCAACAAGTAGTAGTTTAGTTGGATGGTGCTCAATATGTTACTCGTATCATTATTATTTGAGTTGATAAATcaatttatatttgaatatttatcgTTTATATAATCATCTGTTATAAGAAGTTTCATTTAATTCTCACACTTATAAGAAGTTTCATTTAATTCTCTATGTATCTAATAAACAGTAGTATAATGATAGAAACGGAATGAATCTATTGCTCCACCTTCTAAGGGTGTTAATATTCTTTAGTAATAGCTATCAAAAGATTACAGGTGATTTTATCTAAGAGATTTGCTTATAAATAGATCACATGTTTAAAAATCAGCTACTACATCAAGCATTCTGCAGGCTTAAACAAAATTCTAATAAGAGCATCCTATCCAACTTCAAAGTTCGTCATTTggtaataaaaagtaaaaaatacatAACCTTTGTCTAAACAAAAAGCTTTAATGGTAATAAACCAAATTTACTATTTAGTATTTTAGAATCATCAGACACCAAAATTTAGGCTTCATAGTAACAAGCAAGAGccgtaataaattaaaatttgtttctagaaataaaacaatataaatgCTAAAACACTTGCTCATAGGTTATTCAAACCTACTTTACAAgcactctattttatttttactctgcAAGGCTTCTTAGCTTTGAAAACATCTATAGATAATTTCGCATGCACCTAATCTTATACAGTATTTAACCTTAAATGGAATTCAcggttgttttttattttaatattagaaatcAACAAGgctaatatttttattcaataataattagattgg contains:
- the LOC112695603 gene encoding uncharacterized protein, whose amino-acid sequence is MGSEGPPSAKITTIHVTGFKKFHGVLENPTEIIVNNLTEYMNKKTLPKCLTIGSCTILETAGEGALVPLYQTLQSALIVPQDSQSESSNSNRIIWLHFGVNSGATRFAIEKQAFNEANFRCPDEMGWKPQRVPIVPSDGEISRTRQTSLPVVEITKALAQKEYDVILSDDAGRFVCNYVYYHSLRFAEQNGIKSLFVHVPLFSTINEETQMQFASSLLEVLASIC